The following are encoded in a window of Sutcliffiella horikoshii genomic DNA:
- the clpP gene encoding ATP-dependent Clp endopeptidase proteolytic subunit ClpP, which translates to MNLIPTVIEQTSRGERAYDIYSRLLKDRIIMLGSAIDDNVANSIVSQLLFLAAEDPDKDISLYINSPGGSITAGMAIYDTMNFIKPNVSTICVGMAASMGAFLLAAGEKGKRFALPNSEVMIHQPLGGAQGQATEIEIAAKRILFLREKLNTILSEQTGQPIEVISRDTDRDNFMTAERALEYGLIDKVMNKNNL; encoded by the coding sequence ATGAACTTAATTCCTACAGTTATTGAACAAACAAGCCGTGGGGAGCGCGCGTACGATATATACTCCCGTCTATTAAAAGACCGTATCATCATGCTTGGAAGTGCAATTGATGACAATGTGGCTAACTCCATTGTTTCTCAGCTTTTATTCTTGGCAGCGGAAGATCCTGATAAGGATATCTCCCTTTATATCAACAGCCCGGGTGGATCCATTACAGCTGGTATGGCCATCTACGATACAATGAACTTCATTAAACCAAATGTCAGCACAATATGTGTGGGTATGGCCGCTTCCATGGGAGCATTCTTACTTGCAGCTGGTGAAAAAGGCAAGCGTTTCGCGCTTCCAAATAGTGAAGTCATGATTCACCAACCACTTGGTGGAGCACAAGGTCAAGCAACGGAAATCGAGATCGCTGCAAAACGCATCTTGTTCCTACGCGAAAAGCTTAACACCATCCTATCCGAGCAAACTGGCCAACCAATCGAAGTGATTTCCCGCGACACAGACCGCGACAACTTCATGACTGCCGAACGTGCATTGGAATATGGATTGATTGATAAAGTTATGAATAAAAACAACCTATAA
- the trxB gene encoding thioredoxin-disulfide reductase, producing the protein MTEEKIYDVIIIGAGPAGMTSAVYTSRANLSTLMIERGMPGGQMANTEEVENYPGFDHILGPELSTKMFEHAKKFGAEYAYGDVKEVIDGKEYKTVNAGSKSYKGRTVIISSGAEYKKIGVPGEKELGGRGVSYCAVCDGAFFKNKELVVVGGGDSAVEEGVYLTRFASKVTIVHRRDELRAQKILQQRAFDNDKIDFIWSNTIKEINEKDGKVGSVTLVSTKDGEEQEFQTDGVFIYVGMLPLTKPFLNLGITNDMGYIETNERMETKVPGIFAAGDIREKTLRQIVTATGDGSIAAQSAQHFVEELAEELKANAAK; encoded by the coding sequence ATGACAGAAGAAAAAATTTATGACGTGATTATTATTGGGGCTGGACCCGCGGGAATGACATCTGCCGTTTACACATCTCGTGCGAATCTTAGCACATTAATGATTGAGCGCGGAATGCCTGGCGGACAGATGGCGAACACAGAGGAAGTAGAAAACTACCCTGGATTTGACCATATTTTAGGACCTGAGCTTTCCACTAAAATGTTCGAGCATGCGAAGAAATTTGGTGCGGAGTATGCTTATGGTGACGTCAAAGAGGTTATCGATGGAAAAGAATATAAAACAGTAAACGCTGGAAGCAAGTCTTACAAAGGCCGTACTGTTATCATTTCAAGTGGAGCTGAATACAAAAAAATCGGCGTGCCTGGTGAAAAGGAGCTTGGCGGACGTGGGGTTTCCTACTGTGCGGTATGTGACGGCGCGTTTTTCAAAAATAAAGAATTAGTAGTTGTTGGTGGAGGAGATTCTGCTGTTGAAGAAGGAGTATACCTGACTCGCTTTGCTTCCAAAGTGACGATTGTTCACCGCCGCGACGAGCTTAGAGCGCAAAAAATCCTTCAGCAACGTGCTTTCGACAATGACAAAATTGACTTTATTTGGAGCAACACGATTAAAGAAATCAACGAAAAAGATGGCAAAGTTGGAAGTGTGACACTTGTCAGCACAAAAGATGGCGAAGAACAAGAATTCCAGACAGACGGTGTCTTCATCTATGTGGGAATGCTTCCTCTGACAAAACCGTTCTTGAATCTTGGTATCACAAATGACATGGGTTATATTGAAACAAATGAGCGCATGGAAACAAAAGTCCCTGGAATCTTTGCAGCGGGTGATATCCGTGAGAAAACTCTACGCCAAATTGTTACGGCAACTGGTGACGGAAGTATCGCAGCTCAAAGTGCCCAGCATTTTGTAGAAGAGCTAGCTGAGGAGTTAAAAGCAAACGCAGCAAAATAA
- the rapZ gene encoding RNase adapter RapZ, whose product MSTGTSSDVKLVIITGMSGAGKTVAIQSLEDLGFFCVDNLPPTLLPKFLELMEESGSKMNKVALVMDLRGREFFDSLFEALDDISELSWVTPQILFLDAKDSVLVTRYKETRRSHPLAKSGLPLEGIEHERELLEELKGRAQLILDTSNLKPRELREKILKQFATHSKQTFKLNVVSFGFKYGLPIDADLVFDVRFLPNPHYIDHMRPMTGLDEEVSSYVLKWTETQKFIEKLTDLLTFMLPYYKREGKSQLVLAIGCTGGQHRSVTLAEYFAKHFKDEYDTLLTHRDIEKRKGKH is encoded by the coding sequence ATGAGTACAGGTACGAGCAGTGATGTCAAATTAGTCATTATCACTGGGATGAGTGGAGCTGGGAAAACAGTGGCCATTCAGAGTTTAGAGGATCTCGGATTTTTCTGTGTCGATAATCTGCCGCCGACTTTGCTTCCAAAGTTTTTGGAGCTGATGGAGGAGTCAGGCAGTAAAATGAATAAAGTGGCTTTGGTAATGGATTTACGCGGCCGTGAGTTTTTTGACAGCCTGTTTGAAGCGCTGGATGATATTTCGGAATTGTCATGGGTGACACCGCAAATTTTATTCCTTGATGCTAAAGATTCCGTTTTGGTGACGCGATATAAGGAAACAAGAAGATCGCATCCATTGGCAAAATCAGGACTTCCGCTTGAAGGAATTGAACATGAGCGCGAGTTGTTAGAAGAGTTAAAGGGACGTGCCCAACTGATTTTGGACACTTCCAACCTAAAGCCACGTGAACTTAGAGAGAAAATCCTCAAACAATTTGCCACACACTCCAAACAGACTTTTAAATTGAATGTCGTTTCCTTCGGTTTTAAATATGGACTTCCTATAGATGCAGATCTTGTGTTTGATGTACGCTTCTTACCAAATCCCCATTATATTGACCATATGAGACCGATGACGGGGCTTGATGAAGAGGTTTCTTCCTATGTGTTGAAGTGGACGGAAACGCAGAAATTTATAGAAAAGCTTACGGACCTGCTGACTTTCATGCTTCCGTACTACAAGCGAGAAGGAAAGAGCCAGCTGGTCCTTGCGATCGGATGTACAGGAGGGCAGCACCGTTCTGTAACCTTGGCAGAGTATTTTGCCAAGCATTTCAAGGATGAATATGATACACTCCTAACACACCGAGATATTGAGAAACGAAAGGGTAAACACTGA
- the hisA gene encoding 1-(5-phosphoribosyl)-5-[(5-phosphoribosylamino)methylideneamino]imidazole-4-carboxamide isomerase: protein MSFTIYPAIDMRGGKCVRLLQGDYNKETVYGDSPFDMAKTFVEQGAEWIHMVDLDGAKAGSPVNDRFVLQVAQELPAKVQIGGGIRTAEDVERYLDNGVDRVILGSAAINDPEFVKSMLAKYGAKIAIGLDAKDGYVATEGWVETSTVKATVLGKELADAGAETFIFTDIATDGMLSGPNVDATVELARVTGASVIASGGVSSVDDLLALRKFADDGVSGSIVGKAIYTEKINLACALEEVK from the coding sequence ATGAGTTTTACCATTTATCCGGCTATTGATATGCGCGGTGGAAAATGTGTACGTCTGCTGCAGGGAGATTATAATAAGGAAACAGTATACGGGGATTCGCCGTTTGATATGGCAAAAACATTTGTGGAGCAGGGTGCAGAGTGGATTCATATGGTGGATCTTGACGGTGCAAAGGCTGGCTCGCCAGTCAATGACCGTTTTGTGCTTCAGGTGGCACAAGAGCTACCTGCGAAAGTGCAGATTGGCGGGGGAATCCGCACGGCGGAGGATGTGGAGCGTTATTTGGACAATGGTGTTGATAGAGTCATTTTAGGAAGTGCGGCAATAAATGACCCTGAATTTGTGAAGTCGATGCTTGCCAAATATGGTGCTAAGATTGCGATTGGGCTTGATGCAAAGGATGGCTATGTGGCAACAGAAGGCTGGGTGGAAACGTCGACTGTGAAAGCCACTGTCCTTGGAAAAGAGCTAGCAGATGCTGGAGCGGAGACATTCATTTTCACAGATATTGCAACAGACGGCATGTTATCTGGACCGAATGTAGATGCGACGGTGGAACTTGCTCGTGTGACAGGTGCTTCTGTCATTGCTTCAGGGGGAGTAAGTTCAGTTGATGATCTGTTGGCGCTTCGAAAGTTTGCCGACGATGGCGTCTCAGGTTCCATAGTTGGTAAAGCAATCTACACAGAGAAAATCAACCTTGCTTGTGCATTGGAAGAGGTGAAATAG
- a CDS encoding tetratricopeptide repeat protein, translating into MGKNPNVKQVAKIIPFAQNGDYFFQKGIRAYRKRDLYKARKWLQRAEAMKPSDASIMCQLAIVLTELGDYQRSNELLEDIIEDLAPDMHDCHYFLANNYAYLGLFQEARKHAEEYLTMEPDGEFVEDTEDLIDLLEIEADEAEDYVDGQDHLIVMQENARGLLEKGELEEALALLEQIIEEYPQFWSAYNNLALAYFYKGNLTEAREVLEEVLEKNPGNLHALCNLLVFFHYENNVKEMNKLANRLEKVTPILVEHRYKLGATFGLIGRHELSFKWLRSLQKNGFQGDGTFYFWLANAAYQTERFTVAEQAWSKVVEMNPEKSGTEPWNHMEDKTVEEEEAEQLFHIFQSSTSNKTTVKNVLEQSFVTSTVREFAMFALLNRKDVPVNVVNGYEIASLLNTKQADMIVKEWFDLYARALKQAVTFTNAPAWAAAFSYVWSKGNGYAVTQKELVETYEISASTLRKYIKKVEDLLT; encoded by the coding sequence ATGGGAAAAAATCCGAATGTGAAACAAGTTGCGAAGATCATCCCATTTGCGCAGAATGGCGATTATTTTTTTCAAAAAGGGATCCGCGCTTATCGGAAGCGGGATTTATATAAGGCAAGAAAATGGCTCCAACGAGCGGAGGCGATGAAACCTAGCGATGCATCGATTATGTGTCAGCTGGCGATTGTCCTCACCGAGCTTGGTGACTATCAGCGTTCTAATGAACTTTTAGAAGATATTATAGAAGATTTGGCACCGGACATGCATGATTGTCACTATTTCTTGGCGAACAACTATGCCTATTTGGGATTATTTCAAGAGGCAAGAAAGCATGCTGAGGAATATTTGACGATGGAGCCGGACGGAGAATTTGTCGAGGACACAGAGGATTTGATTGATCTTTTGGAAATTGAGGCAGATGAAGCGGAAGATTATGTGGATGGCCAGGACCACCTTATTGTCATGCAGGAAAATGCAAGAGGTCTGCTTGAAAAGGGGGAACTAGAAGAAGCATTGGCGCTGCTCGAACAGATTATCGAGGAGTATCCACAATTCTGGTCGGCATATAATAATCTGGCACTAGCCTATTTCTACAAAGGGAATTTAACGGAGGCTAGAGAAGTCCTGGAGGAAGTTCTGGAAAAGAATCCAGGAAACCTGCATGCGCTTTGTAACTTGCTCGTTTTCTTCCATTATGAAAATAATGTGAAGGAAATGAACAAACTGGCAAACCGCCTTGAGAAGGTTACACCTATTTTGGTGGAACACCGTTATAAGCTCGGAGCGACTTTCGGGTTGATTGGCAGACATGAATTGTCTTTCAAATGGTTACGTTCCTTGCAGAAAAACGGTTTCCAAGGGGACGGTACGTTTTATTTTTGGTTGGCAAATGCAGCCTACCAAACAGAGCGTTTTACCGTTGCAGAACAGGCGTGGTCCAAAGTTGTTGAGATGAATCCTGAAAAGTCCGGAACGGAGCCATGGAATCATATGGAGGATAAGACGGTTGAGGAAGAAGAAGCAGAACAGCTTTTTCATATTTTCCAATCAAGTACTTCTAACAAAACAACAGTCAAAAACGTACTGGAACAATCCTTTGTCACCTCGACTGTCCGTGAATTTGCCATGTTTGCCTTATTGAATCGTAAAGATGTGCCAGTAAATGTCGTGAATGGGTATGAGATTGCGTCATTATTAAATACAAAACAAGCTGATATGATTGTAAAAGAATGGTTTGATTTATATGCTCGAGCATTAAAACAAGCTGTCACTTTCACGAACGCACCAGCATGGGCAGCCGCATTTTCCTACGTCTGGAGCAAAGGAAACGGCTATGCTGTAACGCAGAAAGAGCTGGTGGAAACATATGAAATTTCCGCAAGCACTTTAAGAAAATATATTAAAAAAGTAGAAGATCTACTTACTTAA
- the hisH gene encoding imidazole glycerol phosphate synthase subunit HisH — MIGIIDYGMGNLYSVSKALERMNVECVISNDRDVLFEAEGLILPGVGSFRDAMSILQETGLDSFIKEEVARGKKMLGICLGMQLLFEESEENGVTEGLSLLKGKVERFPGVTEVGASYKVPHMGWNKLEFQQASPLLEGVPEDFVYFVHSYYVKDFAEAELLASSTYDVQVPAVVGRGNVFGTQFHPEKSSNVGLGILKNFVNLVKEEER, encoded by the coding sequence ATGATAGGCATCATTGATTATGGAATGGGGAATTTATATAGCGTCAGCAAGGCATTGGAGCGGATGAATGTCGAGTGTGTCATCTCTAATGATCGGGATGTGCTGTTTGAGGCAGAAGGACTTATCCTCCCAGGTGTCGGCTCGTTCCGTGACGCCATGTCCATTTTACAGGAAACAGGCCTTGATTCTTTTATAAAAGAGGAAGTGGCGCGGGGTAAAAAAATGCTTGGGATCTGCCTTGGCATGCAGCTGTTGTTTGAGGAAAGTGAAGAGAACGGCGTTACAGAGGGACTGTCTCTTTTAAAAGGCAAGGTGGAACGCTTTCCAGGAGTTACAGAGGTAGGTGCATCATACAAGGTTCCACATATGGGATGGAACAAGCTTGAATTCCAACAGGCATCCCCGCTTTTAGAGGGTGTGCCAGAGGACTTTGTTTATTTTGTTCATTCCTATTATGTAAAAGATTTTGCTGAGGCGGAACTATTGGCAAGCAGTACATATGATGTGCAGGTGCCGGCTGTGGTGGGACGCGGAAATGTGTTCGGCACACAGTTTCACCCGGAAAAAAGCAGCAATGTCGGCTTGGGAATTTTGAAAAACTTTGTGAACCTTGTGAAGGAAGAGGAGCGATAA
- a CDS encoding HPr family phosphocarrier protein, with protein MVQKQVDVRLKTGLQARPAALFVQEANRFSSEVFLEKDGKKVNAKSIMGLMSLAISTGATITLIADGHDEQEAIAALTAYVQQEN; from the coding sequence ATGGTACAAAAACAAGTGGATGTTCGTTTAAAAACTGGCTTGCAAGCTCGCCCGGCAGCACTTTTCGTACAGGAAGCTAACCGCTTCTCAAGCGAGGTTTTCTTAGAAAAGGACGGGAAAAAGGTAAATGCGAAAAGTATTATGGGCTTGATGAGCTTAGCTATTAGCACTGGTGCGACGATTACATTAATTGCTGATGGTCACGATGAACAAGAGGCGATCGCTGCCTTAACGGCATATGTACAACAAGAGAACTAA
- the hisB gene encoding imidazoleglycerol-phosphate dehydratase HisB — translation MTRTASLERNTKETQIQLAFTIDGEGAAKLETPVPFMTHMLDLFTKHGQFNLDLQANGDVDIDDHHTTEDIGICLGQALKDALGDKVGIKRYGNAFVPMDEALAQVVVDLSNRPHLEIRAEFPSQKVGTFDTELVHEFLWKLALEARMNLHVIVHYGTNTHHIIEAIFKALGRALDEATTIDPRVKGVPSTKGML, via the coding sequence ATGACACGAACAGCTAGTTTGGAGAGAAATACGAAAGAAACGCAAATACAGCTTGCTTTTACAATAGATGGAGAAGGAGCGGCAAAGCTTGAGACGCCTGTCCCGTTTATGACACATATGCTCGACCTTTTTACAAAGCATGGCCAGTTTAACTTGGACTTGCAGGCAAATGGGGATGTGGATATCGATGATCACCACACAACAGAGGATATTGGAATTTGCCTTGGTCAGGCGTTAAAAGATGCACTTGGGGATAAAGTGGGGATAAAACGATACGGAAACGCGTTCGTACCCATGGATGAGGCTCTTGCACAAGTGGTCGTAGATCTGAGCAACCGTCCACATCTTGAAATAAGAGCGGAATTCCCAAGCCAAAAGGTCGGCACGTTTGACACTGAACTTGTACACGAATTTTTGTGGAAGCTTGCATTAGAGGCCCGAATGAACCTACACGTGATTGTGCATTACGGGACGAACACCCATCACATCATTGAGGCAATATTCAAGGCGCTTGGTCGTGCACTGGACGAAGCAACCACGATTGATCCGCGAGTTAAAGGGGTACCATCTACGAAGGGAATGTTATAG
- a CDS encoding gluconeogenesis factor YvcK family protein produces MRRQKVPKIVIIGGGTGLPVLLRGLKHYDVDITAVVTVADDGGSSGRLRDELHIPPPGDVRNVLAALSDVEPLIEDLFQHRFATGNGLSGHSLGNLLLAAMTTITGDFVHAIREMSKVLNVRGKVLPAANQSVILHAEMEDGSIVTGESKIPDNGQKIKRVFLTPDKVEPLQESVDEIEKADLIIVGPGSLYTSILPNLLVPKIGEAVCNAHAKKVYICNVMTQAGETLEYTASDHVKALYDHLGCRFMDTILVNDEGIPDEIALRYKKESATPVIYDIAALSNLGLEIVHDKIIRYEDGVIRHDTQKVAALLYSMIKSDEK; encoded by the coding sequence ATGAGACGTCAAAAAGTACCTAAAATCGTCATCATAGGAGGGGGAACCGGGCTGCCAGTTTTACTCCGGGGTCTCAAGCATTATGATGTGGATATAACCGCGGTGGTGACAGTTGCCGACGACGGTGGGAGCTCAGGCAGATTGCGCGATGAACTGCATATCCCGCCTCCTGGAGATGTCCGGAACGTGCTTGCCGCCTTATCAGATGTGGAGCCGTTAATCGAGGATCTTTTCCAGCACCGTTTTGCAACAGGCAATGGACTTTCAGGACATTCACTCGGTAACTTGCTGTTAGCGGCGATGACTACCATTACAGGTGACTTTGTCCATGCCATCCGTGAAATGAGCAAGGTGTTGAACGTTCGTGGAAAGGTTCTGCCTGCAGCAAACCAAAGTGTTATTTTACATGCGGAAATGGAAGACGGCTCGATTGTTACTGGTGAATCCAAGATCCCTGACAACGGTCAGAAAATAAAGCGAGTGTTCCTTACCCCTGATAAAGTGGAGCCACTACAGGAATCAGTCGATGAGATAGAAAAGGCAGATTTAATTATCGTCGGACCTGGAAGTCTCTATACTAGCATACTGCCAAATCTTCTTGTTCCGAAAATAGGAGAGGCTGTGTGTAACGCACACGCCAAAAAAGTGTATATATGTAATGTCATGACGCAAGCCGGTGAAACGCTTGAATACACGGCAAGCGATCATGTTAAAGCACTCTATGACCATTTGGGCTGCCGTTTCATGGATACCATTCTTGTGAATGATGAGGGAATTCCAGATGAAATAGCCCTTCGCTATAAAAAAGAATCTGCAACACCAGTAATATATGATATTGCCGCCTTGTCTAATTTGGGGCTTGAAATTGTACATGATAAAATCATCCGATACGAAGATGGAGTGATTCGTCATGATACTCAAAAAGTAGCGGCACTCTTGTACTCCATGATAAAATCGGACGAAAAATAG
- the hisF gene encoding imidazole glycerol phosphate synthase subunit HisF — MLTKRIIPCLDVKEGRVVKGVQFVELRDAGDPVELAAFYDEEGADELVFLDISASHEGRETMVDVVEQVAAKLAIPFTVGGGINSIDDMKRLLRAGADKVSLNTAALLNPYLIQAGADYFGSQCIVVAIDAKYDESLGSWRVYTHGGRRETDWEVVKWAQESVKLGAGEILLTSMDSDGEKKGFNLALTKAVSSAVSVPVIASGGAGEASHFLSAFEEGAADAALAASIFHYKETSVKEVKSYLKEKGVQVR, encoded by the coding sequence ATGCTTACGAAACGGATTATCCCTTGTCTGGATGTAAAAGAAGGACGGGTGGTAAAGGGAGTTCAGTTTGTCGAGCTCCGAGATGCGGGTGATCCGGTTGAGCTTGCTGCCTTTTATGATGAAGAAGGTGCAGATGAACTGGTGTTCCTTGATATTTCTGCCTCCCATGAAGGGCGTGAAACGATGGTGGATGTGGTCGAGCAGGTGGCTGCAAAATTGGCGATTCCGTTCACAGTCGGGGGCGGCATCAACTCTATTGATGACATGAAGCGGTTGTTGCGTGCAGGTGCGGATAAGGTTTCTCTAAACACGGCTGCCTTGTTGAATCCTTATTTGATCCAAGCCGGAGCGGATTACTTTGGCTCGCAATGCATTGTTGTAGCGATTGACGCTAAGTATGACGAGAGCCTCGGTTCGTGGAGAGTGTATACGCATGGCGGGCGCAGGGAAACGGACTGGGAAGTGGTGAAATGGGCACAAGAATCGGTTAAGTTAGGCGCAGGGGAGATTTTATTAACTAGCATGGACAGTGACGGGGAGAAAAAAGGCTTTAACCTAGCTTTGACCAAAGCGGTAAGTTCGGCTGTTTCTGTACCGGTAATTGCCTCTGGTGGGGCAGGTGAAGCGTCTCATTTTCTTTCGGCGTTTGAAGAAGGAGCAGCAGATGCAGCACTTGCAGCTTCTATTTTCCACTATAAAGAAACGAGTGTTAAAGAAGTAAAAAGCTATCTTAAGGAGAAAGGGGTGCAGGTTCGATGA
- a CDS encoding 8-oxo-dGTP diphosphatase encodes MQRVTNCVLVKDDQVLLLQKPRRGWWVAPGGKMEHGESVKDTVVREYREETGIYLKNPALKGVFTFVIKEGKDIVSEWMMFTFLATEYDGQNVKESEEGKIEWHKQEEIAKLPMAPGDFHILDYLIKGSGMIFGTFTYTPDFELLSYRLDPN; translated from the coding sequence ATGCAAAGAGTAACAAATTGTGTGCTAGTAAAAGATGACCAAGTGCTACTATTGCAAAAGCCACGTCGTGGATGGTGGGTTGCACCTGGTGGAAAAATGGAGCACGGAGAATCCGTAAAAGATACGGTTGTGCGCGAATATCGTGAAGAAACTGGCATTTACTTAAAAAATCCTGCCCTAAAGGGTGTTTTTACATTTGTAATAAAAGAAGGCAAGGATATCGTATCCGAATGGATGATGTTCACCTTCCTTGCAACGGAGTATGACGGACAGAATGTGAAGGAATCAGAGGAAGGAAAAATTGAGTGGCATAAGCAGGAAGAGATTGCAAAGCTTCCAATGGCACCTGGTGATTTTCATATTCTTGATTACCTCATTAAAGGATCTGGCATGATTTTTGGGACATTTACTTATACGCCGGACTTTGAACTGTTGTCCTACCGTCTTGATCCGAATTGA
- the hisIE gene encoding bifunctional phosphoribosyl-AMP cyclohydrolase/phosphoribosyl-ATP diphosphatase HisIE has translation MINLEAVRFDEKGLVPAIVQDASTKEVLTLAYMNGESLVKTVETRETWFWSRSRGELWHKGATSGNTQRVVEMRYDCDQDAVLVLVEPNGPACHTGAETCFHEVVLGADSDVAGEFGASASGTTAILSRLESVIASRAVDKPAGSYITYLFEEGVDKILKKVGEEAAEVIIAAKNRDRGELTWEVADLLFHVMVLLREQDVSLDEVLSVLEERHAKKPSDK, from the coding sequence ATGATCAACTTAGAAGCGGTAAGGTTTGATGAAAAAGGGCTTGTCCCGGCAATTGTGCAAGATGCTTCTACTAAAGAGGTGTTGACGTTAGCATATATGAACGGGGAGTCATTGGTAAAAACGGTCGAGACTCGGGAGACATGGTTTTGGAGTCGCTCTCGTGGGGAACTTTGGCATAAAGGCGCAACTTCCGGTAACACGCAGCGTGTGGTAGAAATGCGATATGACTGTGATCAGGACGCGGTGCTTGTGCTGGTGGAACCGAATGGACCGGCGTGTCATACCGGTGCGGAAACTTGTTTTCATGAGGTGGTGCTTGGTGCCGATTCTGATGTGGCGGGGGAATTCGGTGCTTCGGCTTCAGGGACAACTGCTATTTTATCACGCTTAGAATCTGTCATTGCATCCCGTGCTGTGGATAAACCAGCAGGCTCTTATATTACTTATCTTTTTGAAGAAGGTGTGGATAAGATTCTGAAGAAGGTTGGCGAGGAAGCGGCAGAAGTAATCATTGCGGCGAAAAACCGTGACCGCGGAGAGCTTACTTGGGAGGTTGCCGATCTCCTTTTCCATGTGATGGTGTTGTTGCGTGAGCAGGACGTGAGCTTGGATGAAGTGTTATCGGTGCTTGAAGAACGGCATGCCAAAAAGCCATCTGATAAATAA
- the whiA gene encoding DNA-binding protein WhiA, translating to MSYASETKKELTTIETKDCCVKAELAALIRMNGSLSFSNRKLILDIQTENAAIARRIYTLTKRIYDVRVELLVRKKMRLKKNNVYIVRYAEQAHYILDELKILKDGFTFVRDISEDLINKKCCKRSYLRGAFLAGGSVNNPETSSYHLEIFSLYHEHNESLCELMNRFHLNSKTLERKKGYITYLKEAEKIAEFLSIIGAHQALLKFEDIRIVRDMRNSVNRLVNCETANLNKTIGAAIRQVENIRFIDSTVGLGILPDKLREIAELRVTYQDVTLKELGEMVSSGTISKSGINHRLRKIDEIADKLRAGESVK from the coding sequence ATGTCCTACGCTTCTGAAACAAAAAAAGAATTAACCACCATCGAAACAAAAGACTGTTGCGTTAAGGCGGAACTTGCGGCGCTGATCCGAATGAACGGTTCTCTATCCTTTTCCAATCGCAAATTGATCTTGGATATACAAACCGAAAACGCCGCGATTGCCCGCAGAATTTACACGTTAACAAAAAGGATTTATGATGTGCGCGTCGAATTGCTTGTACGAAAGAAGATGAGACTAAAAAAGAATAATGTCTATATCGTTCGTTATGCCGAGCAGGCGCATTATATTTTGGATGAATTGAAGATTTTAAAGGATGGATTCACGTTCGTTCGTGACATTTCCGAGGACCTGATTAACAAAAAATGCTGCAAACGATCATATTTGCGAGGAGCATTCTTGGCTGGAGGTTCGGTTAATAACCCAGAAACGTCTTCCTATCATCTTGAAATATTTTCGCTCTACCACGAACACAACGAATCATTATGTGAACTGATGAATAGGTTTCACTTAAACAGTAAAACATTGGAGCGGAAAAAGGGCTATATCACATACCTGAAAGAGGCCGAAAAGATCGCGGAATTCTTAAGCATCATCGGTGCCCATCAGGCATTGCTGAAGTTCGAGGACATCCGGATTGTTCGTGATATGCGGAACTCGGTTAATCGCCTCGTGAACTGTGAAACTGCCAACCTCAATAAAACGATTGGTGCTGCGATTCGCCAGGTGGAAAACATTCGCTTTATCGATAGCACGGTCGGCCTTGGTATATTGCCTGACAAGCTTCGTGAAATCGCGGAACTGCGCGTCACCTATCAAGATGTCACGTTAAAAGAACTTGGTGAAATGGTGTCGAGCGGGACGATCAGCAAATCCGGTATCAATCACCGACTACGAAAAATAGATGAAATTGCCGATAAACTACGTGCAGGGGAATCTGTTAAATAA